The DNA window TTCTCAAACAGGAAGGTGAAATTCAGGTTGCCTTCAGGAAGCTGAAGTGTGTCGACTGTGACGTTGACCACTCCGGTGCCAATCTCTGTACGGTTGTAAGGGGGGTATATGTCACCATTCACGAAGAGCGTGAGATTCACAGGCCCGTTGACTGAAGTCACATTGAGAGTCACGTTTACTGTGCCCATCAGTGTGCTCTGGTTGGAGGGTTGAATGAGCACTACGGACATATTCGGGGAGTCGTAACCAGCCAGTATGGGTTCACACGCTGGGCCGTCAATGACCACATCGCCAACTATGGTCAAGGGCTGGTAGGACTGAATGGCCCCGACGAAGACAAGCATAAGGAGTAGAGTTGCTAACAGACGGTTGCTCTTCATGTTGTTACCTTCCTGGGAACCAATGCTCTCCGAGGCGGGCGTCCCGCGCTCAGCGCGGGGGCCGTTTTAAAGATAGCGACAAAAAGAACCACGTACTGCATCTACACGACGGTACTACACCACAACGCTTTTCGTGTGCTTCAACTGGCGGAGTCTGATTTCAGTTGAAGAGGTCATGGGAATTCCCTTCGAAAGACGGCCGTTCAATCAGTGTGAGGGATGCGACCGCAAGGGATGCGCGGGACATGCACACCACCTTCTGTGATGTTGTCTGGGAGGGAAGGTGGCTTCCCACACTGCAACCGAACTCGACAGTTGCTGACTGGGTGACTTGGATTGAGGGTGCCCGAAGACGCGGTGACGTGATTCTGAAGGCGGAGGTCGAGGGACAGCATGCCGGACACCTGACTCTGCAGCCTGAGGAGTGGGCTGCATCGCGGCATGTGGCAAAGCTCGGCATAATCGTCCGCATGGACTACCGGAACATCGGAGTTGGGCGATCACTGATGCTTGCTGCGGAGCGAGCGGCACCGGAGGCTGGCTATGAGAAGATTGTTCTGAGCACATTTGCAGACAACTCGGCTGCCCAGCATCTCTATTCATCACTGGGCTACCGGACTGTCGGGACGAGGTTCAATCACTTCAAGATGGAGAAGGGCTTTATACACGAAGTGCTCTATGAGAAGGAGCTAAGTCATCCAATACCGTGACCGAAGAGGCCTCTCCGCATGTGGAAAGAGATTGTCGAGTATTTCGAGGACTCGCCTCAGAGACTAAGAGTGGCTCAGGCTATCATCAGGCATGGATTCAGGGTCGAGGCGCCCGGTGTGATAAAGTGCAGGGCCATAAGAGTCCCGTTGAAGGCCATAGGTGAGGCCCTCGGCATTGATCGCAGGACCGTACAGATGACTACTGAGAGGATATGTGCCAATAGTCGTCTAAGAGACTTCTTTTCCAGACTGGAACCTGCTGGCGTGTCACTCGAGAACGTGCGCAAGGTCCTCGGGTATGGTTGTGTTACCATCTATGTTGATGCGCCGGAGAACCCGGGAATCGTATCTGAAGTGACCACGACTATTGCGAGCCACAGGATTGCAATCCGACAGGTCATTGCAGAGGATGCAGCCATATACGAAGAGCCTTGCCTCAAGGTCCTTACGACTACCCCTCTGCCTGGAGAAGTGATACAGGAATTGACTGTCATATCGGGAGTCAAGAAGGTCATCATCGAGCAGTAGGGCTATCCTCTTGGAGCACATTGAAAAGGTCACTCTCAACTGACTCTGAAGGCGACTTGAGTGGACCAACACCAACCAGCACATCAGACGGTAGAGGACGTCCCACCTGATCGGGGAATGCGTAAGGGAGGTATGCATCAGGTTGTGATGCTGGCCTTCTCACTGGCAGTCCTCCAGGTCGGCTTTGGCATAGTCACTCCGATATTCCCCTTCTATGTCCTTGAGCTGGGGGTCGGAGGTGCTGAGCTTGGCGTTCTCGCCTCCTCATTCGCACTGACACGAATCGCGTTCTCAAGTCCGATGGGTGGGCTGTCTGACAATATGGGACGCAAACCGGTCCTGTTGATGTCTCTGCTCGGTTTTGCATTTGCCAATGTGGCCTATGCGTTCGCTCAGGACATATTCATCATGATCGCCGCCAGAGCTCTTGAGGGGGCGGTTTCCGCTGGCTTCTTTCCTGCAGCCAACGCGTTCGTGTCGGACATGACGACGCCCGAGAACCGCGGTACTGCGATGGGCTATCTCAGCATGGGCAACATGGTGGGTTTCGTAGTTGGTCCCACCGTTGGAGGTGTTCTTGCCCAGCTGTTGGGCATACGCCTTCCGTTCATTGTCGCCGCTGTCGCTTCGCTCGGTACGCTTCTCTCCATCTACATCCTTGTAGGAGAGCCAGAGGTGAAGACATCGTGGAGAGAGCAGACTCGGGGCGCACGCGCGTCTCTGAGGAGCGTACTCTCAAGGCATCCAAAGGCATACTTGGCTCTTGGAGTGTCCACGTTCGCTGACATGTTCGCTATAGGCATACTGGAGGTCGCCTTCATGCTGGACGCTGTAAAGAGGTTCAGCCTTCAACCGATTGACATAGGAGTGTTCTTTGGCCTCATAGGGGTCATTGTCATAGTCGGAAGCGTGGCCTTTGGCAAGACATCGGATGTCTATGGGCGCAAGTTGCTGATTGTTCTGGGTACGACACTGGTCACGATCTCGATGGTACTGTTCATCGTCTCTGCTGATATCAGAGGCATTCTCATAGGAGGTGGTGTTCTCGCGACGGGAATGTCCATGCGTGGGCCATCCAATCAGGCGCTGATTGGCGACCTGACAGAGAAACAGGCATATGGCAATGTCATGGGACTCTATGGAGCGGTTACGAACTCAGCCTATGCAGTCAGTCCACTCTTGGCCGGCGTGCTTCTCGACCGAGATGGGACCAGTTACTCCGCGTTACTACTGGGCGCATCTGTATCTCTCCTGGGAGTACTGACGACATCGCTCCTTTTGCCTCGGCGGGTCGTCAGTCAGAGCAGTCAGACGAATGTGGCTGCAGTGTAAGCAACGACACTATGGTAGTCCTTTGTGACCTCACCTGATGATGTGTACTTGAGCACATTGAATGATGTGGCTTCCCGTCGCTTTGCAAAGACGAGCGCAGCCGCAATAGGCCCTGCGCCACATATGCTGATGCGGTGTCCCTGCACAAAGTCGAGGAACCCCTTGGGGTCCATCATCTCAAGATACTCCATCGCCTGATTGTCCTTGCGCTTGGCCGCATCAGCAGACTCGAAGTGCGTGAAGTCCGAACTTGCAATGACAAGGATGTCGTTCTCCTCGGCTATGTCTGCGACAGTGTTACCAATAGACTCGCAGACTCTGTAGCTCTGGTCGCTGATGCATATCGGAACAAATCCCACCTCTGGCCCGAAGATGTACTGGAGGAATGGGATTTGAACTTCAATCGAGTGCTCGTTGCTGTGAGCGATACAGTCGGACTTGGCAAGGTCGCTTCTTCGAATGATCTCAGTTCCAATCTCCCTGTCATACTTGGCAACACCAAGAGGTGTCTCCCAGTCATCCTCACACACCGCAACTCTTGCACCCCAGCCGTGATGGTTTGGACCGAACAGGACTATGTGCTCAGGTCGCCCGTCCTCAAATACCCCAAGATATGCGTGGGCTGCCACGGCACCCGAGTACATGTAGCCTGCGTGTGGCGATATGACCGACTTCACCGACCTTGCAGTTCCCGGAGAACCCTCCGGCAATCGACCGGGTCCGGGTGCCTTCAGAAAACAGTCTTCAATCCGCTGCCTGAGAAGGCTATTCTTGCCTTCATAGAAAGACCCTGCTACGACCGGCATCCTGACCATAAGACCATCCCTTGCCTTATTACAGATGACAGCATCTGAGAAAAGCGTTTTGTCCCCTCAGTCAGAGCTCTGGTTTCTCTCTATCCCTATTCACTTCCGTCTCATTGCTTTGAGGACCTTCTTCAGGTCTGCAATCTTGACCAGTTGTGTCTCCTTTGTCGTCATGTCACGAACGCTGACCTCGTCGTTCTCGAGGTCACGCGGACCCACAATGATGACCGAGCATGCCTTCTTTGAGTCCGCCACTTCAAGGAGCTTCTTCAATGGTCGCTCTAGTAGGTCCACTTCTGCAGTGAATCCGGCTCTGACGAGGTCTGAA is part of the Candidatus Thorarchaeota archaeon genome and encodes:
- a CDS encoding GNAT family N-acetyltransferase; its protein translation is MKRSWEFPSKDGRSISVRDATARDARDMHTTFCDVVWEGRWLPTLQPNSTVADWVTWIEGARRRGDVILKAEVEGQHAGHLTLQPEEWAASRHVAKLGIIVRMDYRNIGVGRSLMLAAERAAPEAGYEKIVLSTFADNSAAQHLYSSLGYRTVGTRFNHFKMEKGFIHEVLYEKELSHPIP
- a CDS encoding amino acid-binding protein — encoded protein: MWKEIVEYFEDSPQRLRVAQAIIRHGFRVEAPGVIKCRAIRVPLKAIGEALGIDRRTVQMTTERICANSRLRDFFSRLEPAGVSLENVRKVLGYGCVTIYVDAPENPGIVSEVTTTIASHRIAIRQVIAEDAAIYEEPCLKVLTTTPLPGEVIQELTVISGVKKVIIEQ
- a CDS encoding MFS transporter → MRKGGMHQVVMLAFSLAVLQVGFGIVTPIFPFYVLELGVGGAELGVLASSFALTRIAFSSPMGGLSDNMGRKPVLLMSLLGFAFANVAYAFAQDIFIMIAARALEGAVSAGFFPAANAFVSDMTTPENRGTAMGYLSMGNMVGFVVGPTVGGVLAQLLGIRLPFIVAAVASLGTLLSIYILVGEPEVKTSWREQTRGARASLRSVLSRHPKAYLALGVSTFADMFAIGILEVAFMLDAVKRFSLQPIDIGVFFGLIGVIVIVGSVAFGKTSDVYGRKLLIVLGTTLVTISMVLFIVSADIRGILIGGGVLATGMSMRGPSNQALIGDLTEKQAYGNVMGLYGAVTNSAYAVSPLLAGVLLDRDGTSYSALLLGASVSLLGVLTTSLLLPRRVVSQSSQTNVAAV
- the amrB gene encoding AmmeMemoRadiSam system protein B, which codes for MVRMPVVAGSFYEGKNSLLRQRIEDCFLKAPGPGRLPEGSPGTARSVKSVISPHAGYMYSGAVAAHAYLGVFEDGRPEHIVLFGPNHHGWGARVAVCEDDWETPLGVAKYDREIGTEIIRRSDLAKSDCIAHSNEHSIEVQIPFLQYIFGPEVGFVPICISDQSYRVCESIGNTVADIAEENDILVIASSDFTHFESADAAKRKDNQAMEYLEMMDPKGFLDFVQGHRISICGAGPIAAALVFAKRREATSFNVLKYTSSGEVTKDYHSVVAYTAATFV